In Streptomyces sp. NBC_01551, one DNA window encodes the following:
- a CDS encoding TMEM165/GDT1 family protein, producing MFSFSVTALAFGVVFLAELPDKTALAGLMLGTRYRASYVFAGVAAAFAVHVALAIAAGSVLTLLPHRLVQAVVGVLFLAGAAMLLLKKSDGDEEVKPPADQSFWKVSGAGFMLILVAEFGDLTQIMTANLAARYDNPVSVGLGAVLALWAVAGIGIVGGKTLMKYVPLALITKIAAAVMLALAGFSLYEAIAG from the coding sequence GTGTTCAGCTTCAGCGTCACGGCGCTCGCCTTCGGCGTCGTCTTCCTCGCCGAACTCCCCGACAAGACGGCCCTCGCCGGCCTGATGCTCGGCACCCGCTACCGCGCCTCCTACGTCTTCGCGGGCGTCGCCGCGGCCTTCGCCGTACACGTCGCGCTCGCCATCGCCGCGGGCAGCGTCCTCACGCTGCTCCCGCACCGGCTCGTCCAGGCGGTCGTCGGCGTCCTGTTCCTCGCGGGCGCGGCGATGCTGCTGCTGAAGAAGAGCGACGGCGACGAGGAGGTCAAGCCCCCCGCCGACCAGTCGTTCTGGAAGGTCTCCGGGGCCGGCTTCATGCTGATCCTGGTGGCGGAGTTCGGTGACCTGACCCAGATCATGACCGCGAACCTCGCGGCCCGCTACGACAACCCGGTCTCGGTCGGCCTCGGCGCGGTGCTGGCGCTGTGGGCGGTCGCGGGCATCGGGATCGTGGGCGGGAAGACGCTGATGAAGTACGTGCCGCTCGCGCTGATCACCAAGATCGCGGCCGCGGTGATGCTGGCGCTGGCCGGCTTCTCGCTGTACGAGGCGATCGCGGGCTGA
- a CDS encoding HNH endonuclease family protein has product MPSVYARRVGVLASAAALAALTSLVNAPTAQAAPPTPISASAARAYLVTVTPQTEGSTSGYSRTLFPHWSTVSGTCNTRETVLKRDGVNVVQDSACAAVSGSWYSEYDGATWTVATDLDIDHVVPLAEAWRSGANSWTTAKRQQFANDLTRPQLIAVTDNVNQAKGDQDPGTWLPSRTAYRCTYGRMWVQVKQYYGLAMDSREKTALVNILDGC; this is encoded by the coding sequence ATACCCTCCGTCTACGCGCGTCGCGTCGGCGTGCTCGCGTCAGCCGCCGCGCTCGCCGCCCTCACCTCCCTCGTGAACGCGCCGACCGCCCAGGCCGCCCCGCCCACCCCGATCAGCGCCTCGGCCGCCCGCGCCTACCTCGTCACGGTCACCCCGCAGACCGAGGGCTCCACCAGCGGCTACAGCCGGACCCTGTTCCCGCACTGGAGCACCGTCTCCGGCACCTGCAACACCCGCGAGACCGTCCTCAAGCGGGACGGCGTGAACGTCGTCCAGGACTCCGCCTGCGCGGCGGTCAGCGGAAGCTGGTACTCCGAGTACGACGGCGCCACCTGGACCGTCGCCACCGACCTCGACATCGACCACGTCGTCCCGCTGGCCGAGGCCTGGCGTTCCGGCGCCAACTCCTGGACCACCGCAAAGCGGCAGCAGTTCGCCAACGACCTCACCCGCCCGCAGCTCATCGCGGTCACCGACAACGTCAACCAGGCCAAGGGCGACCAGGACCCCGGCACGTGGCTGCCGTCGCGCACCGCCTACCGCTGTACCTACGGCCGCATGTGGGTCCAGGTCAAGCAGTACTACGGCCTGGCCATGGACTCCCGCGAGAAGACGGCCCTGGTCAACATCCTCGACGGCTGCTGA
- a CDS encoding alkaline phosphatase D family protein, which translates to MAGLRLGPLLRYVDWDTGASATIWVEADRPCTAEVRCADGAGGSARTFQIAGHHYALVPVTGLTSANTTAYEVLLDGVRVWPLPDSPFPPSTITTPAVAGPARPAPGLRVTFGSCRQAVPPADGRGPHGPDALDTLAARLAADPEAVRPDLLLLLGDQVYADHLSRETKRWIAARRDLREAPGAQVADYEEYTRLYYESWLDPEIRWLLSTVPSLQIFDDHDVVDDWNTSAAWLAEMRATPWWQERVLSGLMSYWVYQHLGNLSPAELEADALYGAVRRAPDGTDELRAFASAADADPGTVRWSYRRDFGRSRLLMVDTRAARVLAEDGRAMLDPAEQQWLRENALDGHGGYDHLLIGSSLPWLMPPLIHDAEAWNAALCRGERGPRWARIGEDLRRRSDLEHWAAFPASFAALSDLIEEVGTGPRAPATVCVLSGDVHHAYVAEPLIPSTARVFQLTCSPVHNSIHTAVKLGFRLGWSRTGRWLGRGFSRHGRTGRPPVSWRRTGGPWFGNQLMTLALAGRTARLRLDQARKGRRGGEGARLVTVLDRELT; encoded by the coding sequence ATGGCCGGACTGCGTCTGGGGCCGCTGCTGCGCTACGTCGACTGGGACACGGGCGCCTCCGCCACGATCTGGGTCGAGGCGGACCGCCCGTGCACGGCCGAGGTGCGCTGCGCCGACGGGGCCGGCGGGAGCGCGCGCACCTTCCAGATAGCCGGGCACCACTACGCGCTGGTCCCGGTGACCGGCCTGACCTCGGCAAACACCACGGCGTACGAGGTGCTCCTCGACGGAGTCCGGGTCTGGCCGCTGCCCGACAGCCCGTTCCCCCCGAGCACGATCACGACGCCCGCCGTCGCCGGGCCGGCCCGGCCCGCGCCCGGCCTGCGGGTGACGTTCGGCTCCTGCCGGCAGGCCGTGCCGCCCGCCGACGGGCGCGGGCCGCACGGCCCGGACGCGCTGGACACCCTCGCGGCGCGGCTCGCCGCCGATCCGGAGGCTGTGCGCCCGGACCTCCTGCTGCTGCTCGGCGACCAGGTGTACGCCGACCACCTGTCGCGGGAGACCAAGCGGTGGATCGCGGCCCGCCGGGATCTGCGGGAGGCGCCGGGCGCGCAGGTCGCGGATTACGAGGAGTACACCCGGCTGTACTACGAGTCCTGGCTCGACCCGGAGATCCGCTGGCTCCTGTCCACCGTGCCAAGCCTGCAGATATTCGACGACCACGACGTCGTGGACGACTGGAACACCAGCGCGGCGTGGCTGGCGGAGATGCGCGCGACACCGTGGTGGCAGGAGCGGGTGCTCAGCGGGCTGATGTCGTATTGGGTGTACCAGCACCTGGGCAATCTCTCCCCGGCCGAGCTGGAGGCCGACGCGCTGTACGGGGCGGTACGCCGCGCCCCGGACGGTACGGATGAGCTACGGGCCTTCGCGTCCGCGGCGGATGCGGACCCGGGCACCGTCCGCTGGAGCTACCGGCGCGACTTCGGCCGGTCGCGGCTGCTGATGGTGGACACCCGCGCGGCGCGGGTGCTCGCCGAGGACGGGCGGGCGATGCTCGACCCGGCGGAGCAGCAGTGGCTCCGGGAGAACGCGCTGGACGGGCACGGCGGGTACGACCACCTGCTGATCGGGTCCTCCCTGCCGTGGCTGATGCCGCCGCTGATCCATGACGCCGAGGCGTGGAACGCTGCGTTGTGCCGCGGCGAGCGGGGACCTCGGTGGGCGCGGATCGGGGAGGATCTGCGGCGGCGCAGCGATCTGGAGCACTGGGCGGCGTTCCCGGCGTCGTTCGCGGCGCTCAGTGATCTGATCGAGGAGGTCGGGACGGGGCCGCGGGCGCCGGCGACGGTCTGTGTCCTGTCCGGAGACGTGCACCACGCGTATGTGGCCGAGCCGCTCATACCGAGTACGGCCCGGGTGTTCCAGCTGACGTGCTCGCCGGTGCACAACTCGATCCACACGGCGGTGAAGTTGGGGTTCCGGCTGGGCTGGTCGCGGACGGGCCGGTGGCTGGGGCGCGGGTTCTCGCGGCACGGGCGGACGGGCCGGCCGCCGGTGAGCTGGCGGCGTACGGGTGGGCCGTGGTTCGGCAACCAGCTGATGACGCTGGCCCTGGCGGGCCGGACGGCCCGGCTCCGGCTGGACCAGGCGCGCAAGGGCCGGCGGGGTGGCGAGGGAGCCCGGCTGGTGACCGTACTGGACCGGGAACTGACGTAA
- a CDS encoding DedA family protein — MLETLGSLTTSPWIYAVVAVSVLLDVFLPVLPSGVLVITAAAAAAAAGAAGPVPVPERVPDIMALLVIATTASVLGDMAAYRLARRGGARLDRAIARSRRLTRAHERLGTALARGGGALVVIARFAPAGRSVVSLGAGKTHRKIKEFLPWSVLAGMAWAGYSVALGYFGTQWLGATWLGTAVSVIALFAAGSVAAFLIRRPPPSPAPAG, encoded by the coding sequence TTGCTTGAGACTCTGGGGTCGTTGACGACGAGCCCGTGGATCTATGCCGTGGTTGCGGTGTCCGTCCTGCTCGACGTCTTCCTGCCGGTGCTCCCCAGCGGGGTGCTGGTGATCACCGCGGCGGCGGCCGCGGCCGCCGCCGGGGCAGCGGGACCGGTGCCCGTGCCGGAGCGGGTGCCGGACATCATGGCGCTGCTGGTGATCGCCACGACGGCGTCGGTGCTGGGTGACATGGCCGCGTACCGGCTGGCCCGGCGGGGCGGGGCCCGCCTGGACCGGGCCATCGCCCGCTCCCGTCGGCTGACCCGGGCCCACGAGCGCCTGGGCACGGCCCTGGCCCGGGGTGGCGGCGCTCTGGTGGTGATCGCCCGGTTCGCGCCGGCCGGCCGTTCGGTGGTCTCGCTGGGCGCGGGCAAGACGCACCGCAAGATCAAGGAGTTCCTGCCCTGGTCGGTCCTGGCCGGGATGGCCTGGGCGGGCTACAGCGTGGCGCTGGGCTACTTCGGCACCCAGTGGCTCGGCGCGACCTGGCTCGGCACCGCGGTGTCGGTCATCGCCCTCTTCGCGGCGGGCTCCGTCGCGGCCTTCCTCATCCGCCGCCCCCCGCCCTCCCCGGCCCCGGCGGGCTAG